Part of the Candidatus Dadabacteria bacterium genome is shown below.
CAAAAGGCTCAAACCCTGATTCTAGGGGTGGTGCACTTCAATGTTCAAGGGGCGTGTTTTATTATTTTCTGCGCTTTTTTTCTTCCAACAGAGTCTTCTCCATGGATCTGCGTCGCGATTTTTTCGGTGAGGCTTCTCCTTGCGAGGAATCTGTTAAGCGCTTGGGAGCGCTCCCTCATAACCTTCACGGTAATGCCGCTTGGGCGGTGTCGCAGGTGAACGCAGGTGGCCAACTTGTTTACGTTCTGTCCGCCGGGTCCCGAGGATCTCGTGAAAGTTTCCTCGATATCTTCTTCCCTTATGCCGAGCCGCCTCATTTCCCGCTCGAGTGCCGTCTGTTTTTCCTTTGAAACTCCGAAGTTTTTCATGATGGCACGGCGGGCCGAAGACGGATTATCTTACTATCAGTTTCAGAAAATCGGATACCGAGACAAGCCCTACGGGTTTTCCCTCCTCGACCACGACAACGCTGTGGAAGCCGGTTCCGGCTAGCTCTTCGAACACATCTTTTACAGATGCGTCCGGGCCGATGGATATGGCTGGGCTGCTCATTACTTCCTTCACTGTGATCCGCCCGGCATCCTCGTATACCTTTTCAATTTTTCCTTGGTCAAACCACTGTCCGAAGAGCTCGAGGATTTCGGTTCTCGAGAAGGAAACGGTGGTTTTCTTGGCGATAAAGTCGCTTGCGGAGATGAATCCTGTAAGCGTTCCGTCGTCGTTTACTACGGGAAGCTGGTCGATCCTGAGCTCA
Proteins encoded:
- a CDS encoding CBS domain-containing protein yields the protein MKVKEIMTSPAITANEDDSLEQCARKMLELRIDQLPVVNDDGTLTGFISASDFIAKKTTVSFSRTEILELFGQWFDQGKIEKVYEDAGRITVKEVMSSPAISIGPDASVKDVFEELAGTGFHSVVVVEEGKPVGLVSVSDFLKLIVR
- a CDS encoding peptide chain release factor-like protein; protein product: MKNFGVSKEKQTALEREMRRLGIREEDIEETFTRSSGPGGQNVNKLATCVHLRHRPSGITVKVMRERSQALNRFLARRSLTEKIATQIHGEDSVGRKKAQKIIKHAP